A region of the Corynebacterium endometrii genome:
GCCGCCGCCCCCGCGGTGACGCGCGGGTCGAGATGCTCAAGGAGTACCAACGGCGAGCCGGCCTGACCATCGAGTCCGGAAATGAATTGGCAACCGGGATTCAGGACGCTCACTCCTCCGGCGAGGACGTTGGAGGCACGGGCAGTGATGACTTGGCGGGCAATGACGCGGACGAGGAAGGCAAGGAGGGCAATTAATGTCAGAAAACTTCCTGACTGAAAACCGCCACGGTGAAGGCTACGGGCACTATCAGCGCATGGCGTTTTTCACGGATACCTCCATCTGCATTGGCTGCAAGGCCTGCGAGGTGGCGTGTAAGGAGTGGAACCGCAACCCGGTTGAGGGGTATGAGGTCACTGGTAACTCCTATGACAACACTGGCTCCTTGGGCGCTAATACCTGGCGCCATGTGGCCTTTATTGAGCAGGGCCATGAGCGCATGGCCAAGGCGCGGCGCGAGGGTGCCAAGTTGATTTTCCTCGGCATGCCTACGGTGGGCGGGCCCGCCGCAGACCCACTCTCGCCGGCGGCTGGAGGGGGTACTGCGGAGCGCAAGATTCCAGACACTGACTCCTTCCGCTGGTTGATGTCTTCTGACGTGTGCAAGCACTGCACCCATGCCGGGTGTTTGGATGTGTGTCCCACCGGCGCCCTCTTCCGCTCCGAGTTTGGCACCGTCGTGGTCCAGGATGACGTGTGCAATGGTTGCGGCACCTGCGTAGCCGGTTGCCCGTTCGGCGTGATTGAGCGTCGCGAGGACGGCGGCGTCAGCTTGAACGCCACCCGTGAGGAGGCCGCCGAGCAGTCCGAGCATCCCCGCAGCCACGCCGGGGTCAACGTTCTGGCCAAGCTGCGGCAGCTGAAAAGGCAGGGCCCTGACCACACCCCGGGTGAGGTCATGCCGATTAAGAACATCGGCATGGCTCAGAAATGCACCATGTGTTACGACCGGCTAAAGGTGGGGGAGCAGCCGGCTTGTTCCAAGACCTGCCCCACGCAGTCCATCACCTTCGGCACCTACGAGGACATGTTGGCTGCGGCCAAGGAACGCGTCGCCGTGCTCCATGAGCAGGGCATGACTGAGGCCCGCCTCTACGGCGCCAACGATCAAGACGGTGTGGGTGGAACCGGGTCCATCTTCCTGCTCCTGGATTCACCGGAGGTCTACGGTCTTCCACCAGACCCGCACGTGCCCACCCAGGATTTACCCGCGT
Encoded here:
- a CDS encoding 4Fe-4S dicluster domain-containing protein; the encoded protein is MSENFLTENRHGEGYGHYQRMAFFTDTSICIGCKACEVACKEWNRNPVEGYEVTGNSYDNTGSLGANTWRHVAFIEQGHERMAKARREGAKLIFLGMPTVGGPAADPLSPAAGGGTAERKIPDTDSFRWLMSSDVCKHCTHAGCLDVCPTGALFRSEFGTVVVQDDVCNGCGTCVAGCPFGVIERREDGGVSLNATREEAAEQSEHPRSHAGVNVLAKLRQLKRQGPDHTPGEVMPIKNIGMAQKCTMCYDRLKVGEQPACSKTCPTQSITFGTYEDMLAAAKERVAVLHEQGMTEARLYGANDQDGVGGTGSIFLLLDSPEVYGLPPDPHVPTQDLPALAATAAKAVGGMVVAAAAAFAIGGRS